A stretch of the Flavobacterium sp. 5 genome encodes the following:
- a CDS encoding TlpA disulfide reductase family protein, with amino-acid sequence MNKSVMLLFLVCCNVAFSQIGKLYLKDSKIKIGKENTYVYQPPKGVEIPNGAKVRVLYNNDFDFTGATAPLIKKTNGYEFSLKVTDSTKYFVAAIIDGKQVIDNNQNKGYDACLNSSNPNDIAKCAIARIDLINYANNTLTSKLNLKLDSKPESIIAEYNKVYAKYPMMKEDKSYNNYLYIKEPFDKEKTKVEMLSFAQKCAKKNSEDYLLIAARLYGTLKMTDEKKQVEDQITAKYPNGNFESSKFFFDFANNPDKTEAYILERLNLYTTRFSNVLPIYKDYFYQSLLKIYVTNKDFQKMEQYENLLSSKGKAASFYNDYAWNLSGQDLVTPAKDIDTAEKISKRSLDILSDLQKQSDFPEELNETYNMYADTYALVLYKLNRFDEAFQYQDKLYQLGGLDTGGKERYAGMMEKVKGPEITKKYIEEELSKGTNSRVLLAQLETIYGKLNLPLDNFKAIKAKSIETGNANAKADIVKKYGSTDAIKFSLKNLEGKVINLSDLKGKVVVLDFWATWCGPCKASFPAMQDLVTKYKDKNVVFLFVNTWEKGKDNETTEKVATFINDKKYSFNVVFDYDDAITTKYKIEGIPTKILIDKNGSVIAFGTSEQDLTHLIDEQLSL; translated from the coding sequence ATGAATAAATCAGTAATGCTACTTTTTTTGGTATGTTGTAATGTCGCTTTTTCACAAATCGGGAAACTGTATTTGAAAGATTCAAAAATTAAAATCGGAAAAGAAAATACTTATGTTTATCAACCGCCCAAAGGAGTTGAAATTCCAAATGGAGCCAAAGTCAGAGTTCTATATAATAATGACTTCGATTTTACGGGTGCTACTGCACCACTGATAAAAAAAACAAATGGGTATGAGTTCTCTCTCAAAGTAACCGATTCAACTAAGTATTTTGTTGCAGCTATTATTGATGGAAAACAAGTAATAGATAATAACCAAAATAAGGGATATGACGCTTGTTTAAATTCATCCAACCCAAACGATATTGCAAAGTGTGCAATCGCTAGAATAGATCTTATAAATTACGCTAACAATACATTGACTTCGAAACTCAATTTAAAACTAGATTCAAAACCGGAAAGTATTATAGCAGAATATAATAAAGTATACGCAAAGTATCCGATGATGAAGGAAGATAAAAGTTATAATAATTATTTATACATAAAAGAACCTTTTGATAAAGAAAAAACCAAAGTTGAAATGTTGTCATTTGCCCAAAAATGCGCAAAAAAGAACTCGGAAGACTACTTGCTAATTGCCGCAAGACTTTATGGGACTCTCAAAATGACTGATGAAAAGAAGCAAGTAGAGGATCAAATCACTGCAAAATATCCGAATGGTAATTTTGAATCGAGCAAATTCTTTTTCGATTTTGCTAACAATCCAGATAAAACGGAAGCGTATATTTTAGAGCGTTTAAATCTTTATACCACTAGATTTAGTAATGTTCTTCCAATATACAAAGATTATTTTTATCAAAGTTTATTGAAAATATATGTGACAAACAAAGATTTTCAAAAAATGGAACAATACGAAAATTTATTGTCCAGTAAAGGCAAAGCGGCTTCTTTTTATAATGATTATGCATGGAATTTATCAGGGCAAGATTTAGTAACTCCTGCAAAGGACATTGATACTGCCGAAAAAATATCTAAAAGATCATTAGATATTTTATCTGATTTGCAAAAGCAATCTGATTTTCCTGAAGAATTAAATGAAACTTATAATATGTATGCAGACACTTATGCTTTAGTACTTTATAAACTGAATCGATTTGATGAAGCTTTTCAATATCAGGATAAGCTCTATCAGTTGGGAGGATTGGATACAGGTGGAAAAGAACGTTATGCTGGTATGATGGAAAAAGTTAAAGGTCCAGAGATCACAAAAAAATATATAGAAGAGGAACTGTCAAAAGGAACGAATTCCAGAGTGCTTCTTGCTCAATTGGAAACAATATATGGAAAACTAAATTTGCCTTTGGATAACTTTAAAGCCATTAAAGCAAAGTCTATTGAAACAGGCAATGCTAATGCAAAAGCTGATATTGTGAAGAAATACGGTAGCACAGATGCTATAAAATTTAGTTTGAAAAATCTGGAAGGAAAAGTAATTAATTTGTCAGATCTAAAAGGCAAAGTAGTAGTACTTGATTTTTGGGCTACCTGGTGTGGACCATGTAAAGCCTCTTTTCCTGCAATGCAGGATTTAGTAACGAAATACAAAGATAAAAATGTAGTGTTTTTATTTGTAAACACTTGGGAAAAAGGAAAAGATAATGAGACTACAGAAAAAGTTGCCACATTTATTAATGATAAGAAATACAGTTTTAATGTAGTTTTCGATTATGATGA
- a CDS encoding putative quinol monooxygenase, with amino-acid sequence MKKSLILLLIFFSIGSINAQDKMIVRLTEIEIDSNFLKEYIEILKEESSASVEIEPGVISIFPMFEKDNPTQIRILEIYVNKEAYESHLKTPHFQKYKSTTLNMVKALRLIDMSVIDPATMKEIFSKLKS; translated from the coding sequence ATGAAAAAATCTCTAATTTTACTACTGATATTTTTTTCAATTGGTAGTATCAATGCCCAAGACAAAATGATTGTAAGACTAACAGAAATCGAGATTGACTCTAATTTTCTTAAAGAATATATTGAAATTCTTAAAGAAGAATCCAGTGCTTCCGTCGAAATAGAGCCTGGTGTTATTTCAATTTTTCCAATGTTTGAAAAGGATAATCCCACACAAATAAGAATTTTGGAAATATATGTTAACAAAGAAGCTTATGAATCACATTTGAAAACACCACATTTTCAAAAATACAAAAGCACTACACTCAATATGGTCAAAGCCCTTCGACTTATTGATATGTCAGTGATAGATCCAGCAACTATGAAAGAAATATTTTCTAAACTAAAAAGTTAA